One part of the Mariniblastus fucicola genome encodes these proteins:
- a CDS encoding DUF1559 family PulG-like putative transporter yields MAQASRKRNSAQSSGLSYQRCEPRTMLTITVGVGNLNSGVAVSDDATGEGFIMYSQTDVHDRFSGIAADNADHFVATRLDGLQWQYNNNTNWIDFEPQDADAIVARVNFSGDSVQNRNFRQSNLEGIWYRNEFEPSDGQAIDFRVVANQFGGQFDKDEFTVLGSTISIQEVAPPNLSELQLSEIVQAVVAHENANQRLPGLANFDSDGNPLLSWRVHMLPHMGLENLYDQFNLDEPWNSANNLPLADQMPDVFKSPQFESTNRTPFLAVAGDKAVFKLDGTPPEYRNANTNPAAMLVEVDQSHASIWTAPVDWYFNETAPTSGIGNAGENGFAIALSTGKTTTVPSEVDPDAFSVLVDDTDGLPNDYDTLGIEVTSQERIDNISLGFIYYESAYQRFPHQAIMADDGTPLLSWRVAILPFIGQQELYNQFNLDEAWDSPNNLPLVSQIPHDYQNANVDDGKTVLLGLDGAGTVFDSTLPRGVTYSQIGDGTSNTILIVEADASEAVEWSRPVDLNFETADPLRGIGTLNGDGRFNALLANSIQVSLATDQPDSIPAWATFRGSELNDYDVLPGGTTSDGASQVESKLQYILQAFETYAFGYREYPHTIYDRATGSSPLLSWRVRILPYIDQGALYQQFRFDEAWDSAHNLSLLPLMPPLFQTPGVPDGMTVFQGAHGEYTVFPTTDDPVSEFEFQDNHNVAAVLQVNPDNAIEWTRPDDFAFDPATIRSLVDSADATGFHIGLLNSGVQFFNDTIDTAVLNKIVAPAEFVDVDVDLKVFRDLNVGNRYSYNSTASDLLFLSYGANNYESAYAQFPNHAIYERPDGDVPLLSWRVEILPFIGYEELYNKFHHDEPWDSDHNLSLLPLMPHHFSHPSIENGMTIYQALTHEWNPGDPLETLFPLTNLIDIDFGDIRDGASNTILFVETNADQAVEWTRPADIVYDPANPTAGLAVGENRQGTWITTADANYRFVPSNFLAEQWAAAVSPSADDYPDFDSDDSYQYGTIVPGSFFGTENDDSIVITATADTLELTINDTTQTFTIGKLPQLTFDGLEGFDSVTLGAADGELVEFVDGVLMVGQFSIVLTNIESIDVADEGRILVRGTDEDDSFVYTSNEDADSISINGSEFDLPSTETPLPLFLDTGEGEDDLTFVLSDLEQIPRFTLFSLESNAEFDLTWNAVEDLEVTMLDPFSNFWLVSHDTSDTLYIDETSILLVGADTTLHSNRESAYTAFWHVTGESNDVIVTGTDGDDVIGFNYQFGPVVDINGSHYISAYRGNVMVDGGDGDDLISFNLGELYIGDVASAQIGPTSFRADDNPAITWTNIESQSAGNLGEVTLLDSPGDDMVLADDSDITWSGEGFAWSLTNNDSVEVTSTGGFDTVVALANPDGFAVSYYWEGLTSYGNGQQRFLARDFDDIAIRGTEPGVQAFYFGTGSNDYIRVSDPVDHLLVELDTRTPVKFEGGLDLQITAYGATNLLEVISARDASAIQLQQDIVLINGQRIDLVDVNEVRAIGDSTADSLVILDSAEDEQIFTGLNEDETERVTSLAGEDYKLSAMGFANIHVELTDGDHSLTLSGIEGEAETTHVGFGPTVVFDAPDFRLVVESESQSPSTFTFGNGVEDTVNFSGTEFVDEILVSLQHTTGAAQPQLGIWGSSYDTEIFSPQTMYFSARGILNLRVDLFGGLIDNSIYQLEDSLSVIVSESDSDVTLSPGMLQWEDATVAWTNVEDFRARGKGAITVSDRAGSETIEFARAPARIDNDFFRNDAVAIYDDTLSTFISFPTVTVISQGNDVANLSGDAESLDFGMNQTSISSVGELSFDDDISLTVIGFDSVNLTTEHAEDFAAFSFDVEQVDVRVFDQRLQFTSPNSDATINLQSFERVNVTGGSDDRLTFLTDTTANGTTTVSREQVLFSEPGAIADAEFLFPISGVGQIELIAGSNVAPLIIDGSAEDETLTIRDTEIELTGASWSVLAINYADISVSGGDGIDSVIVETEMDTLNLGDELVLDNESMTVRLSGFENVDFSDAPTIPQIVGSNLDDRFIVDYSGSQTLVSRVGFLSTMTFSPDANLRFDGKAGNDSITFISPEDYDVSTGHGRFATASSSSVYSNIENSNFVGQNDGSTLTIDAIDDWGSTYSINDDDVRWYDTDAEEEATATGFGSFTVIHSGTFAGAVFLDERTVGSGDITASYSEVRFPGQSIFGLVDVRHINLFAGSQNGLLTLEDSADDDTLTISDQNLQLSSPSVSIVATGFGNASATATSGNDVVLVESNGGSIVAQGSNFDIVYADRTIEVIAFETIDLTDLNNLPLISGTTGDDQFSVDYTGDSAIVTNGDSSDSPMTNIVASLNSALTIEGNSGVLDSIQIFAAEDQAVSLAASSIISGPSSLSYSDFEDVEIIGHDDSSQIDVAANQDFADEIYVGDDNVQWTPVAQTYTVTGFSQFSISNTDSEPRLVLRDERTSGYVDVSYGEAKFSSNATFNFPTLNRVELFGNSQTAINLMDSDQDDSLFIGLESIELSNGTHSILADGFSGFFATATEGSDVASIEEASVVEVGDGYFLIDGTRLENFDSIEIGMTTTPVGIRGTNGDDTFRFDFNEQAIGLMVNNMETQIEFELLTNISVIGLSGDDHIGFIAPATEAVTISDRSFDASNGSVFWNSIESAIVRGHNDEGAVQIDGNSGDDTLTFSAGFTTLTTESGIRISAAKFTDIDVEAGDGQDEAFLSGSTGGANAFIGSSTFGRITTPDRVLDARGFELVAVLAKHETDRASFVGTAADEQFYASPDSARMVGDDFILNATGFQTVISRSNGGDDFANITDSDGDDFFFARPGFARLETGSGKSITTLDYPTVRSVSTTGADEAQLEGSEVEERFLASDRFGRLNGEAFSLIAVSYPKVRANGGGGFDQAFLSDSSGDDFFFGSPQQSFLVGDGFQNTAIDFDRVIALASTGRDSAEFNGSEGDDQFYGNPNVVDLKGEGYFQFGSGFDFVRAYGNGGEDTATLRDSDEVDRFFASADVAYLRNDSYHNELRGFSAVKAVSMAGADIATFEGSSAEELFHGHRDSSYLQGAGFRYQSNGFAAVSANGLAGSDIANLYDSEEDENFGGRGNSAWLEGETYRLQVTDFETVGAYGFQGGANQFFVDDPDFEWNRFGTWNG; encoded by the coding sequence ATGGCTCAAGCGTCCAGAAAGCGGAACTCCGCTCAATCGTCCGGCCTCTCCTACCAACGCTGCGAACCGCGGACAATGCTGACCATCACGGTCGGTGTTGGAAACCTGAATTCAGGAGTCGCCGTTTCCGATGACGCCACCGGCGAGGGCTTCATCATGTACTCGCAAACCGACGTGCATGATCGATTCAGTGGAATCGCGGCCGACAACGCCGACCATTTCGTGGCAACGCGTCTTGATGGATTGCAGTGGCAATACAACAACAACACGAACTGGATTGATTTCGAACCTCAGGATGCGGACGCGATTGTCGCGAGAGTCAACTTCAGCGGAGACTCCGTTCAGAATCGAAACTTTCGACAGAGCAACCTCGAAGGCATCTGGTACCGCAACGAATTCGAACCGTCCGACGGTCAGGCGATCGATTTTCGAGTTGTCGCCAACCAGTTCGGCGGGCAGTTTGACAAAGATGAGTTTACGGTTCTGGGTTCAACGATTTCGATCCAGGAAGTCGCTCCTCCGAATCTCAGCGAACTTCAATTGAGTGAAATTGTGCAAGCCGTGGTCGCTCACGAGAACGCAAACCAGCGGCTACCCGGTTTGGCCAATTTTGATTCTGACGGCAATCCGCTGCTGAGCTGGCGCGTGCACATGCTGCCTCACATGGGACTGGAAAATCTCTACGATCAGTTCAATCTCGACGAGCCCTGGAATAGCGCGAACAATCTGCCGCTGGCAGACCAGATGCCGGACGTTTTCAAAAGCCCTCAATTCGAATCGACTAACCGAACGCCGTTTCTGGCCGTCGCGGGAGACAAAGCGGTTTTCAAACTCGATGGCACGCCTCCGGAATATCGCAACGCGAACACGAACCCGGCAGCGATGTTGGTGGAAGTCGATCAGTCGCATGCGTCAATCTGGACCGCGCCGGTTGATTGGTATTTCAATGAGACAGCTCCGACCAGCGGCATTGGCAACGCTGGGGAGAACGGTTTTGCAATCGCACTCAGCACTGGAAAGACGACAACGGTGCCTTCGGAAGTCGATCCAGACGCGTTCTCGGTTTTGGTCGACGACACGGACGGGCTGCCAAACGATTACGATACGCTTGGAATCGAAGTCACGTCGCAGGAGCGGATTGACAATATTTCGCTTGGGTTCATTTACTATGAATCTGCCTATCAACGGTTCCCGCATCAGGCAATCATGGCTGACGACGGCACGCCGCTGCTGAGTTGGCGAGTTGCGATCCTGCCATTCATTGGGCAGCAAGAGCTCTACAATCAGTTCAATCTAGATGAAGCCTGGGACAGCCCGAACAATCTGCCGCTGGTTTCCCAGATTCCGCACGACTACCAGAATGCCAACGTCGACGATGGCAAGACCGTGCTGTTGGGTCTCGACGGCGCCGGAACGGTCTTCGATTCAACGCTGCCTCGCGGCGTGACTTATTCGCAAATCGGTGACGGAACTTCGAACACAATTTTGATCGTCGAAGCCGATGCTTCGGAAGCCGTCGAGTGGAGTCGGCCGGTGGATTTGAACTTCGAAACGGCTGATCCGCTGCGTGGAATCGGCACTCTCAACGGAGACGGACGATTCAACGCCTTGCTGGCGAATTCGATTCAGGTCAGCCTTGCGACCGATCAACCGGACAGCATTCCGGCCTGGGCAACATTCCGCGGCTCTGAACTCAACGACTACGACGTGCTGCCCGGCGGCACGACCAGTGATGGTGCCTCGCAAGTTGAATCAAAGCTTCAGTACATTCTGCAGGCCTTTGAAACGTATGCGTTTGGCTACCGGGAGTATCCGCACACGATCTACGACCGAGCCACAGGTTCTTCTCCGTTGTTGAGTTGGCGAGTTCGAATTCTGCCGTACATCGACCAAGGCGCTTTGTACCAACAGTTTCGTTTCGATGAAGCTTGGGACAGTGCTCACAACCTCAGCCTGTTGCCGCTGATGCCTCCGTTGTTTCAGACGCCAGGCGTGCCCGATGGCATGACGGTTTTCCAGGGAGCCCACGGCGAGTACACGGTTTTCCCAACCACGGATGATCCCGTTTCCGAGTTCGAATTCCAGGACAACCACAACGTGGCGGCCGTCCTTCAGGTGAATCCTGACAACGCGATTGAATGGACTCGGCCAGATGATTTTGCTTTTGATCCGGCAACAATTCGCTCTCTGGTCGACAGCGCCGACGCGACCGGCTTCCACATCGGATTGCTCAATAGCGGCGTGCAATTCTTCAACGACACGATTGATACTGCGGTGCTAAACAAGATTGTCGCGCCGGCGGAATTTGTCGACGTTGATGTCGATTTGAAGGTCTTTCGCGACTTGAACGTTGGCAACCGGTACAGCTACAACTCGACTGCGAGCGACCTGTTGTTCCTTTCGTACGGAGCCAACAACTATGAATCCGCTTACGCTCAGTTCCCCAACCATGCAATTTACGAGCGACCCGACGGCGATGTTCCGCTGTTGAGCTGGCGAGTCGAAATTCTTCCGTTTATTGGCTACGAAGAGCTTTACAACAAGTTCCATCACGATGAGCCCTGGGACAGCGATCACAATCTCAGCCTGCTGCCGTTGATGCCGCATCATTTCAGTCACCCGTCGATCGAAAACGGAATGACGATTTACCAGGCGTTGACGCATGAGTGGAATCCGGGCGATCCGCTTGAGACTCTGTTTCCGTTGACGAATCTGATCGACATCGACTTTGGCGACATTCGCGACGGAGCCTCCAATACGATTCTGTTTGTCGAAACGAATGCCGATCAGGCTGTCGAATGGACGCGGCCTGCCGACATTGTCTACGATCCAGCCAACCCGACTGCGGGTTTGGCTGTCGGAGAGAATCGCCAGGGAACGTGGATCACGACGGCAGATGCCAACTATCGTTTCGTTCCGTCAAATTTTCTGGCTGAGCAATGGGCTGCGGCAGTTTCGCCAAGCGCTGACGACTATCCAGATTTCGATTCCGATGACAGCTATCAATACGGCACCATCGTCCCTGGTTCATTCTTTGGCACCGAAAACGATGACTCAATCGTCATCACTGCGACCGCTGACACGCTCGAATTGACCATCAACGATACGACGCAGACATTCACGATTGGCAAGCTGCCCCAACTGACGTTTGACGGACTGGAGGGTTTTGACTCGGTCACGCTGGGCGCGGCCGACGGAGAGTTAGTCGAGTTCGTTGACGGCGTCCTGATGGTCGGCCAGTTCTCAATCGTCCTGACCAATATCGAATCGATCGACGTTGCCGATGAAGGCCGAATTCTTGTTCGCGGAACGGACGAAGATGACTCGTTCGTGTACACCTCCAACGAGGACGCCGACAGCATTTCGATCAACGGAAGTGAGTTCGACCTCCCGTCAACCGAAACGCCTTTGCCTCTGTTTCTTGACACCGGAGAGGGCGAAGACGATCTGACGTTTGTCCTTTCAGATCTGGAACAGATTCCGCGGTTCACGCTGTTTTCTCTGGAGTCAAACGCGGAGTTTGATCTGACCTGGAACGCGGTGGAAGATCTTGAAGTCACCATGCTTGACCCGTTCAGCAATTTTTGGCTGGTCTCTCACGACACCAGCGACACGCTGTACATCGACGAAACCTCCATATTGCTCGTCGGTGCCGACACAACGTTGCACTCAAATCGCGAATCCGCCTACACGGCGTTTTGGCATGTGACCGGCGAGAGCAATGACGTCATCGTGACCGGCACTGATGGCGACGACGTGATTGGTTTCAACTATCAGTTTGGTCCCGTGGTCGACATCAACGGCAGCCACTACATTTCGGCTTACCGCGGTAACGTCATGGTAGACGGTGGTGATGGCGACGACTTGATCTCGTTCAATCTCGGCGAGCTGTACATTGGCGATGTCGCAAGCGCACAGATTGGTCCGACATCGTTCCGGGCCGACGACAATCCGGCCATCACGTGGACGAATATTGAAAGCCAATCCGCAGGAAACCTTGGAGAGGTCACGCTGTTGGATTCTCCTGGCGATGACATGGTGCTTGCCGACGACTCCGACATCACGTGGAGCGGCGAAGGATTCGCGTGGTCGCTGACCAACAACGATTCGGTCGAAGTCACCTCAACCGGAGGCTTTGACACGGTCGTTGCGTTGGCGAATCCGGACGGGTTTGCCGTTTCCTATTATTGGGAAGGCTTGACGTCTTATGGGAATGGTCAGCAGCGTTTTCTGGCTCGCGATTTTGACGACATTGCGATTCGCGGAACAGAACCTGGCGTCCAGGCTTTCTACTTCGGCACTGGCAGCAACGACTATATCAGGGTGAGCGACCCAGTTGATCACCTTCTGGTCGAGCTGGATACCCGAACGCCTGTAAAGTTTGAAGGCGGCCTCGATTTGCAGATCACGGCGTACGGAGCCACGAACTTGTTGGAGGTCATTTCAGCCCGTGACGCTTCAGCAATACAGTTGCAACAGGACATCGTGTTGATCAACGGACAGAGAATTGACCTGGTCGACGTGAATGAAGTTCGTGCAATCGGAGACTCTACAGCAGACTCGCTCGTCATCCTGGACTCTGCTGAGGATGAGCAGATTTTCACGGGACTCAATGAAGACGAAACAGAACGCGTTACATCGCTTGCCGGCGAGGACTACAAACTTTCTGCAATGGGCTTTGCCAACATACACGTCGAATTGACCGACGGTGACCACAGTTTGACATTGTCCGGCATCGAAGGCGAAGCAGAAACAACTCACGTCGGGTTTGGCCCCACAGTTGTCTTCGATGCTCCAGATTTTCGGCTTGTTGTTGAAAGCGAATCGCAATCTCCATCCACATTCACGTTTGGCAACGGAGTTGAGGACACTGTGAACTTTTCGGGAACGGAGTTCGTCGACGAGATCCTAGTTTCGCTGCAACACACAACCGGTGCCGCTCAGCCCCAGCTTGGGATTTGGGGCTCGTCGTACGACACCGAAATTTTTTCACCGCAGACAATGTATTTTTCCGCGCGGGGAATTCTCAACCTTCGCGTCGATCTGTTTGGTGGGTTGATCGACAATTCGATTTACCAACTCGAGGATTCACTTTCTGTTATCGTTTCAGAATCTGATTCTGACGTCACGCTGTCGCCTGGCATGTTGCAATGGGAAGACGCTACCGTCGCGTGGACGAACGTTGAAGACTTCAGGGCACGAGGAAAAGGAGCCATTACCGTTTCTGACCGCGCAGGCAGCGAAACGATTGAGTTCGCCAGAGCACCGGCACGGATCGACAACGATTTTTTCCGAAACGACGCCGTTGCGATTTATGACGACACGCTGTCAACCTTCATCAGTTTCCCAACGGTAACCGTCATCTCGCAAGGCAATGACGTTGCGAACCTTTCTGGCGATGCCGAATCGTTGGACTTCGGCATGAACCAGACCAGCATCAGCAGCGTTGGCGAGCTTTCATTCGATGATGATATTTCACTGACGGTAATCGGATTCGATTCGGTTAATTTGACCACCGAACATGCCGAAGACTTCGCTGCATTCTCATTCGATGTCGAACAAGTCGATGTTCGCGTCTTTGATCAGCGACTTCAATTCACTTCACCCAACAGTGACGCCACGATCAATCTTCAGTCGTTTGAACGCGTCAATGTGACTGGCGGAAGTGACGATCGACTTACGTTTCTCACAGACACCACCGCCAATGGGACAACGACGGTTTCCAGAGAGCAAGTTCTGTTCAGCGAACCGGGTGCGATCGCTGACGCCGAGTTTCTTTTCCCGATCTCTGGCGTTGGCCAAATCGAACTGATTGCTGGCAGCAACGTTGCTCCGTTAATTATTGATGGAAGCGCGGAAGACGAAACGCTGACGATTCGTGACACGGAGATTGAACTTACGGGAGCCTCCTGGTCGGTTCTCGCTATCAATTACGCAGACATTTCAGTCTCGGGCGGCGACGGCATCGATTCCGTGATCGTTGAAACGGAAATGGACACGCTCAACCTCGGTGATGAACTTGTTCTTGATAATGAGAGCATGACCGTGCGGTTGTCCGGGTTCGAGAACGTTGACTTTAGTGACGCCCCAACGATTCCTCAAATTGTCGGCAGCAATCTCGACGACCGTTTCATCGTCGATTATTCCGGATCACAAACTTTGGTGTCCCGCGTCGGCTTCCTTTCGACGATGACGTTCAGCCCGGATGCGAACCTTCGATTCGACGGCAAAGCTGGCAACGACTCAATCACTTTCATCTCGCCGGAAGACTATGACGTGTCGACGGGTCACGGCAGGTTCGCCACAGCCAGTTCCTCAAGCGTTTATTCCAACATCGAGAACTCCAACTTCGTCGGCCAGAATGATGGATCGACGCTGACCATCGACGCGATTGACGACTGGGGCAGCACCTATTCCATCAACGATGATGATGTCCGCTGGTATGACACCGATGCCGAAGAAGAGGCTACGGCGACAGGTTTTGGATCGTTTACCGTCATCCACAGCGGAACTTTTGCTGGTGCCGTTTTCCTTGACGAGCGTACGGTCGGAAGCGGCGATATCACGGCAAGCTACTCGGAAGTTCGATTCCCGGGACAGTCCATTTTTGGGCTGGTCGATGTCCGGCACATTAATTTATTCGCGGGCTCGCAAAACGGTCTGCTGACGTTGGAAGATTCTGCTGACGACGACACGTTGACGATAAGTGACCAGAATTTGCAACTGAGTTCACCATCGGTTTCGATTGTCGCGACGGGCTTTGGCAACGCTTCCGCCACGGCGACTTCGGGCAACGACGTAGTGCTCGTCGAATCCAACGGAGGTTCGATCGTCGCCCAGGGATCGAATTTCGATATCGTCTACGCAGACCGAACGATTGAAGTGATCGCGTTTGAAACGATCGATCTTACGGACCTGAACAATCTGCCACTCATTTCAGGAACGACGGGAGACGATCAGTTCTCCGTTGACTACACCGGGGACAGCGCGATCGTCACGAATGGCGATTCTTCGGATTCTCCAATGACCAACATTGTTGCGTCACTGAATTCAGCACTGACAATCGAAGGGAATAGCGGCGTGCTGGATTCGATTCAGATTTTCGCTGCTGAAGATCAGGCCGTTTCGCTTGCAGCAAGCTCGATCATCAGCGGACCATCTTCACTGTCCTACTCCGATTTTGAAGACGTGGAAATCATCGGGCATGATGACTCATCGCAGATCGACGTGGCCGCGAATCAAGATTTCGCGGATGAGATTTACGTTGGAGACGACAACGTTCAGTGGACTCCCGTTGCCCAAACATACACAGTGACGGGATTCAGCCAGTTCAGCATTTCGAACACCGACAGCGAACCACGACTGGTGCTGCGGGACGAAAGAACCAGTGGCTACGTCGACGTGTCGTATGGCGAAGCAAAATTCTCCAGCAACGCGACCTTTAATTTCCCGACTTTGAATCGAGTCGAACTGTTCGGCAACTCTCAAACCGCGATCAACCTGATGGACTCCGATCAGGATGACAGTCTATTCATCGGACTGGAAAGTATTGAACTTTCGAACGGGACGCATTCGATTCTTGCAGACGGCTTCAGCGGCTTTTTTGCAACGGCGACGGAAGGATCTGATGTCGCCTCCATCGAGGAAGCTTCTGTAGTTGAGGTCGGTGACGGCTATTTCCTGATCGACGGAACAAGGCTGGAAAACTTTGACTCGATCGAAATTGGCATGACCACGACGCCGGTCGGAATTCGGGGCACCAATGGAGACGATACTTTTCGATTTGATTTCAACGAGCAAGCGATTGGCTTGATGGTCAACAATATGGAAACTCAAATCGAGTTCGAACTGTTGACGAACATTAGTGTGATCGGCCTCTCAGGTGATGATCACATTGGGTTCATTGCACCAGCAACAGAAGCCGTCACCATTTCAGATCGCAGTTTCGACGCCTCCAACGGCAGCGTGTTCTGGAACTCCATCGAGTCGGCAATCGTTCGCGGACATAACGACGAAGGAGCAGTGCAGATCGATGGCAATTCTGGCGATGACACACTCACGTTCAGTGCCGGGTTTACCACGCTGACCACCGAATCTGGAATCAGAATATCCGCCGCAAAGTTCACTGACATTGACGTTGAAGCTGGTGACGGACAAGACGAAGCATTTCTTTCCGGGTCGACCGGCGGCGCCAATGCGTTCATTGGATCTTCAACTTTTGGCCGGATCACGACTCCAGATCGGGTTCTTGACGCGAGAGGTTTCGAGCTGGTTGCCGTTCTGGCAAAGCACGAAACCGATCGAGCCTCCTTTGTTGGCACGGCAGCCGACGAGCAGTTTTACGCCAGCCCGGATTCCGCACGCATGGTTGGCGATGACTTTATTCTCAACGCAACGGGTTTCCAGACCGTTATCTCGCGATCCAATGGCGGCGATGACTTTGCCAACATCACCGATTCGGATGGCGATGATTTCTTTTTCGCCCGACCCGGATTCGCAAGGCTGGAAACGGGTAGCGGAAAATCGATCACGACGCTCGACTACCCGACGGTCCGTTCGGTCAGCACCACCGGCGCGGACGAAGCTCAACTGGAAGGATCCGAAGTTGAAGAACGCTTTCTCGCATCCGATCGTTTTGGACGGCTCAATGGGGAAGCGTTCAGTCTGATCGCTGTGTCCTACCCGAAAGTTCGAGCCAACGGTGGCGGCGGATTCGATCAGGCTTTCCTGTCCGATTCCAGCGGCGACGATTTCTTCTTTGGTTCGCCGCAACAGAGCTTTCTCGTCGGCGATGGTTTTCAGAATACGGCAATCGACTTTGATCGCGTGATTGCGTTGGCGTCGACTGGCCGAGACTCTGCCGAATTCAATGGCTCAGAAGGCGACGACCAGTTTTACGGCAATCCAAACGTTGTCGATCTCAAAGGTGAAGGTTACTTCCAGTTTGGAAGTGGTTTTGATTTCGTGCGAGCGTACGGAAACGGAGGCGAAGACACTGCGACGCTGCGAGACAGTGATGAAGTCGATCGATTCTTCGCCAGTGCAGACGTGGCCTATTTGAGAAACGACAGTTATCACAATGAGCTTCGCGGATTCAGTGCGGTCAAAGCCGTTTCCATGGCCGGCGCGGACATCGCGACATTTGAAGGATCATCCGCAGAAGAACTTTTTCACGGTCACCGGGACAGCAGCTACTTGCAGGGCGCAGGATTCCGCTACCAAAGCAACGGCTTTGCTGCCGTTTCCGCCAACGGACTTGCCGGTTCGGACATCGCCAACCTCTACGACTCTGAAGAAGACGAAAACTTCGGCGGACGAGGAAATTCAGCCTGGCTTGAAGGTGAAACGTATCGCCTGCAAGTGACTGACTTTGAAACCGTTGGCGCGTACGGATTTCAGGGAGGAGCCAATCAATTCTTCGTGGACGATCCGGATTTCGAGTGGAATCGATTTGGCACATGGAACGGTTAG
- a CDS encoding PilZ domain-containing protein yields the protein MLRSSASTGNPEFKRVVDSLLLSVSNFDRLENRSAIREPLVVPVRVAFCDSPTRMPGFTRNVSVTGVGLLLPAACNEGGRAVITMERTDGRGKHSVLSECRWCKPFGESWMFSGWQFIKVKLG from the coding sequence ATGTTGCGTTCAAGTGCTTCTACCGGGAACCCCGAGTTCAAACGGGTCGTCGACAGCCTGTTGTTATCGGTTTCCAATTTCGACCGCCTGGAGAATCGTTCCGCGATCCGCGAACCGCTCGTCGTTCCGGTCCGCGTCGCTTTTTGCGATAGCCCGACTCGGATGCCAGGTTTTACGCGCAACGTCTCTGTCACCGGTGTTGGCCTGTTGCTGCCGGCAGCCTGCAACGAGGGCGGCCGCGCTGTGATCACGATGGAACGGACCGATGGTCGCGGCAAGCACAGCGTGCTTTCGGAGTGCCGTTGGTGCAAACCTTTCGGTGAGTCCTGGATGTTTTCCGGTTGGCAGTTCATTAAAGTCAAACTCGGCTAA
- a CDS encoding phytanoyl-CoA dioxygenase family protein produces the protein MLETKTQIQTQGFCIVQNVFGQAAVEQLLHRIEMATRTDAESALSSRGTIFAARNLIDSIPDLLELIKRPALATLLSETIGENYGLVRVLYFDKPSDRSWNLPFHKDLTIAVQDNSLPTNHFSKPTHKAGVDHVEASEAILQNMLTLRIHLDEVTESNGPLEVIPGSHLSGKQYDPSPNESVKILVQAGDVLAMRPMISHASGHTDPDGKWRRRILHLEFCGTESLPDGYQWMHFLKRRAT, from the coding sequence TTGTTGGAAACGAAAACGCAAATTCAGACACAGGGCTTTTGCATCGTGCAGAATGTCTTTGGCCAGGCCGCGGTGGAACAGCTGCTGCACAGAATCGAAATGGCCACCCGGACTGACGCCGAAAGTGCACTCAGTTCTCGCGGGACCATCTTCGCGGCGCGGAATCTGATTGATTCAATCCCCGATCTGCTTGAGCTCATCAAACGACCTGCTCTTGCGACGCTGCTGTCTGAAACGATCGGCGAAAACTATGGGCTGGTTCGCGTGCTGTATTTTGACAAGCCCTCTGATCGATCGTGGAATCTGCCGTTTCACAAAGACCTCACGATCGCGGTGCAAGACAACTCTTTGCCGACGAACCATTTTTCAAAACCGACGCACAAGGCCGGTGTGGATCATGTTGAAGCGTCGGAAGCGATCCTGCAGAACATGCTGACGCTGCGAATCCATCTGGACGAAGTCACCGAATCGAACGGGCCGCTGGAAGTGATTCCTGGCTCGCATCTTTCCGGCAAGCAATACGATCCGAGTCCCAATGAGTCGGTGAAGATTCTGGTTCAGGCTGGCGATGTGCTGGCAATGCGACCGATGATCTCACACGCCAGCGGACACACCGATCCGGACGGAAAATGGCGGCGCAGAATCTTGCACCTCGAGTTCTGCGGAACTGAATCGCTGCCGGATGGGTATCAGTGGATGCACTTTCTGAAACGGCGTGCGACGTGA